The Arvicola amphibius chromosome 5, mArvAmp1.2, whole genome shotgun sequence genome contains the following window.
agcttagCTGTactgaaactttctctgtagaccaggctggccttgaactcatagagctgctgtgaagagacactatgaccacatgaccacatttttttttattttttttcttttgatttttcaagacagggtttctctgtgtaactttggaacctgtccggtctcacagagattcgcctaagtgctgggatgaaatgtgccaccaccaccctggcttAATGGCAGTGCTTTAAAttaagtttgatttttgtttttgttttttcaagacagggtctcactgtatagccctagctgtcttggaacttgcacCTCACTACCTGCCTAAATTTTACttatcattaattaaaaattgcTTGGTGGTGGtatcgcatgcctttaatcccagcacccaggaggcagatctctgtaagtttgaggacagcctggtctacaaagcaagttccaggacagccagagctgttacacaaagaaaccttatctcagaGGGGTAAAAATGGTTTTGCTTTCTCTAGGAAAATCCAGAAGTATGGCTGACAAGACCTCTTCCACCCCCTTTATTGAAAATCTTggccctggaaacaacctacttgCTTCCACTCCGCTTGGTACTCTTGGATGAGATGATGTCAGATTTAACCACACTAGTAGACGGGTACCTAAACACCTATCGAGAAGGTTCTGCAGACCGGCTTGCAGGCACCGAGGTAGGTGCAGCTTTCTGTGGTGTAGTTTgtattctctgtctcttccttgcaTTGAACATAGTGCTATCCACTGTTGCTTTGGCGACTccctgtgtgtttatgtttgcagtgctggagatcaaacacaGGACCTCATACATTCTCAGCAAACTCTGTACTAATGAAGTACATGCATAACCCttcctagatttttttgttttaaaagaaaggtcTGACCTAGTTGTATAGGATGGCCTTGATCTctgtcctgcctccttcctgagcAGCTGGATTACAGTCTTGGGACACCAGATTTGGCTATGGTATCTACTCTTCCCAAATATGATATCTACTCTTTGCATCTTTCTTGGGATAGCCTtgcaataaatctttttttctacaACAGGGAGTGGTGTATCCTCAGCtttcctcaaacttgctatgtaactgaggatgaccttgacttcctgatctttctgcctttacCTGCTCAATGCTGGgtcacaggcctgtgccaccatgccctgttttTGTAATGCTTCATAGCAAACTCAGGGATTTATTCAGCTAGGCAAGtattctgccaactgagctacaacctAGGTCCCCTtcttcttgcctttaaaaatatgttgttttgtgaatctgtctgcatgtgtttatgcatatgcatgagggagtatgggtggaggccagcagagggcaccagatccccagaaactggagttatggatagctGTGTGCCATCTGTAGGTGCTAGAAACCAGACCCCCCCAGTCCTCCAAAAGAGCAACAGTTACTCTTAACCAATGGACCTTTCCCCCTgctacttgttttgtttgttcaacaATGTCTTAAATATCCAggattgaccttgaatttactgtgtatctgaagatgaactcctgatcctcctgcgcCCGCTTCTCaactgctaggattacaagcatgtaccaccacattgCAGTTAATACATGCTGTGTGTTTATGTCTATGTCTATCtgtgttgtatgcatgcatgtctgtgtgctatATCCATATTTGTACCCATGTGTGGAGTGCTAGCCTGTGTTTGAgattatggaggccagagatcaacatgTATTTTTGTCTGCTGTTCTGCACTTTACTCCCCCACTTTGGTATTTCAaaataggttttctctgtgtaaccctggctgtcctgcactcgctctgtagaccaggctggccttgaactcagagatccacctgcctctgcctcctgagggctgggattaaaggcatgctccgcCACTGCTAGActaaaacagattttttaattaaaaataatatgatagTAGAGCTGGGGGTATATCTCATTTGGTAGAGTATTGCCTAGTATGCATAAagtcctgaatttgatccctataACCACATaaagtgggcatggtggctcacacctgtaatcccagtacacagAAAAATCAGAATTTGAATGTCATCTGGAACAATATAATGAATTCTATGCCAGCCCgagccacatgagaccctgtcttaaaacaaacagccACAAATTACCccaaaatatatgcatatgctaTAACagtacacacttgtaattctagGCTAAGGTCAGGGTatgatgagttccaggcaaggATAGGTTACACGGTGAGACCCTACCTCCCTAAAAAAGATACTGAAGAAATATGTAAAACTATGTTACTATTTGGGcagattaattttattagaaagttataaaaattcATACTTGAGGGGGTTGATAAGTAATCTAGGACTTGGGATGTTGTCACTGTACAGTACTTGTCTGCACTGTACAAAGCCTGGGTGATATTCCAGTCACCATACACAAACAGCCATTTACtgagtcaaacacacacacacatacacctgagATCACACATACACCAACAACTGTACCTGGATGTTACAGCTTTTCAGAGGGTGCACCTTCTAAGCCAACTTAAGCCAGGCTGGGAAACTTACGCTTcctatgtttacacacacacacacacacattcacacacttaaatactaaatatttaaattactcaaaacaaacacaatccAAATTTGAAAATAGCATTCTGTTGGAAACACTAGAGGGCACTACTGAAGCACATTTGGATGAACTCACTTTAGGGACCACATTGGGGCGGTCTTTGTAAACCTGTGCTTGTCTGCTTCTCTAGCCTGCCTGTATGGAGCTGCCCGAGGAGCTTCTTCAACTCAAGGACTTCCAGAAGCAGCGCCGAGAGGCAGCTGCAAAGGAGTACAGAGTGAATGCGCAGGGCCTCCTCATCAGAACGGGGCTGCATCCAAAGAAGCCAGGGGGTCGCACAGCAGGGAAAGAGGACCAAATCAAAggctttttattttgtaaaacttCTGGCATAGACAAAGCTCCACGTTTTCTATGTCATGAATCTGATAAGGATGAGAATTTTTTGGATAAAGAATGTAAACAAACTACAGCAAAGTCTCATAATCTGCCTCCCATGAAGGAGGCCAAAGCCAACGAGGAGTCTGAAAACAAGCCAACAGGGCCAGAAGACCCCAGAACCCAGAGAACTCACTCCCTGACTCCCACGCATGAATCCCAGgcacatttttctttgaaagaggAGATAGAACAGTTGCTAATGGTAGAAAACAAGGAAGCTGTAAGAAGCCCAAATGAAGACACTTTGgtgtctccttctcttcctcaggaCACCTGGGTGGCACCAAGTGACAGCTTCCATCTCTCTGGAAAGGCTGTGGTTCCCACACTTCCGCCCTGCCCAGCTCTGGAGAAGACAGATCCATGGATGAGCCCATCTCCAGATCTGCTTTAGGAGTTAAGGTTTCTTGCTGAGTTCACGAAGGGACTCCTCTACCCTGCCAGCAGAGTTCCTATTAGTTTCTCCTGGGGTAGCGTGGTTAGGTCTCTGCCACAGGCTTCTGGGAAAAAAAGCCTTTGGTTTAGTGTGTCATCCTGGTGTCTGGATTCGGATGGGAGGATTAAGTGAAATAATGGACCAAGTCAAACTTCTGATTCTGTCAATATATACAGAGATATTCCCAGTAGCCTGAGTAATTACTTCTCATAATTTAGGTTTAGAGAATCTGAAGAAGTGAACAATGCTTGGGCTCAGTATCTGGCAGGATCTAGTTTAGGAACATTGTGGGCAGCTCCTGCAGGTGGTGGGGCTGGTGCAGCCTGCACAGGCCATGGGTTCAGGctgcaacataaaacaaaagttgtatttttatctgtttgggtttggtttggttcctTGGCCTTTAGAGTGAAGTAAATATAAAAACCCTtacttggccgggcggtggtggcgcacgcctttaatcccagcactcgggaggcagaggcaggcggatctctgagttcgaggccagcctggtctacaagagctagctccaggacaggctctagaaactacagggaaaccctgtctcgaaaaaccaaaaccaaaaacaaaaacaaaaacaaaaaaaaaaccttacttaTAGCTAAAAAAATTTATATCATCCAACTTCACCAGTACTTTTCTCCTTAAAATATTACTTGAATTGTGAATTTTTGTGTATTGTATTCTAGCCTGAGAATAAGTAATGCCATTATAGGGCTCAGTCTCTCAATTTTCTCTAAATCTCGTTAGCCTTGAGGTTTTGTCCGTTTTCCTAACAAAGCAGGGCGCTGGCTTCTTTGTTAATCCCTTTGTGGAAATGTAACATTTGAGTCAATTGGGTTTGCACAGGGCTGTCACATTTCCTTAGAGTGAAGAAAAACAGCTTGCAAGGAGGGCATTTTGTGTTGAGTGCTCAGAAATAACACATGTATGTAAAACAACCAATAAACTTGTTTTGGCATTGGGAtcatctctttttccctttttgtgtGACAGTGTGGAAATTTTAGAGTAATATCTGAATTCCTAGATCTGGAGTCTTGTTTAGAAATCTGTATGCTAGCTAGACATgggtacacacctgtgatcccagcactactCTGGCCGgacacggtggtgcacacctgtgatcccagcacttgggaggttagGCAGGAGGCTTGGAAGGTTAGTTTGAGGCCGGCCTAGGCTCCATGGGAAGACCCTACTTCACTAATTTTTCAAATCTCTCTCCCACCTGTTAGAGGATGTTACTACACCTTGGGGATGTGGGGATAGTCCAGGATCATCAGCATAACTGGACAACCAGTTGTTTTATGAGTGTTACTAAAGGAATTGGTGATCACTCTCAGATTCCAGACCCAAAGCAGGATGTAGTGGCCCActcctgtaatcttagcacttaagAGTAAGAAGCAAGCAGGAGGATCTAAAATTTAAAGTCATTCTCAGCTCTGTAGTGAATGCCTGCCTGGGCACAGGAAATCCAtctcagcaacaaaacaaactaaatgaaatgctcttaaatgaaaaagaaattttagggctggagagatggctgagtggctaagagcacttggcggttcttctagaggttctgagatcaattctcagcacccacagggtggctcacaaccatctgtaatgagatctggtgccctcttctgacagcAGTTATGTATGCAGAGCACTCGTGCATAAAAAGAGAGGTGAAAggactttcaaataaaaattttaatttttactttatgtgcatgagtgttttgcctgcatctgtgtaCCGTGTAtgctcagaagccagaggagggcactggatcccagCCCTAACCAGGACATTTTACCTTTTCCTCTAAGGCTCAGAGAGCATTGCAGAACAGGAGGTAGAAAAAGATCAagcactgggtggtggtagcgcatgcctctaatcccagcactagggtggcagaggcaggcagatttttggaagtttgaggccagcctggtctacagagtgagtcccaggactgcTAGAGatggtaacacagagaaactactctgtcttaaaaaccaaaacaaagccgggcgatggtggcgcacgcctttaatcccagcactcgggaggcagaggcaggcggatctctgtgagttcgagaccagcctggtctacaagagctagttccaggacaggctctaaagccacagagaaaccctgtctcgaaaaaccaaaaaaaaaaaaaaaaaaaaaaaaaaaaaaaaaaaaaaaaaaaaacaaaacaaaacaaaagcaacaacaaagagccagagacagaagGGCTACAAATATCACTTTCTGGGCAAGACAGCCATTGCAAAACAAACATCTGTAGATGACTGCACAAGAACGGACCTGTCAGTCAAGCTTGGGTGGAAGAGGGTCTCAGGGGCCTATCCCTACTGATAgatttatgaagcaggaaatcatTGTCTTTAGCTGTATACCTGTTAGTGATCCCACCAGACTCTGGGGGGCAGTTCCAATTCAGTGGTCATGAGGTTGGCCCTGGTTAAACTAAAtgggtctaaaaaaaaaaaaagagtctgtgaAAGGTACTGGTAGAGAGGAGGAGGTACTCGATGAGGGGAGGGAGATGAGAGTCTGTGGGGGGATAGTAATCAGAATAGACATGTGTGGAATTGtcagagaaaattaataaagcaGTGTATGGATAGCATCCCAACAAGTGACACAAGAGaagcccctccctctttcctctcccttcctggaACAAGCTGTGTTGCCTCCGTTTGTTTTTATTACAGAGTCCTTATGCACAGTTCTTAGTATTTACTTGTCAGGTGGCTTTCAAGTTGTAAATAGTAATAGCCTTGGGGGAATTTGAGGACTCCAGAATGCAGAAGTAGTCACTGAGGCTACTGATGTAATGTGGAGGCATCAAAGCCCTGGACTTCACTTCCTGGCCTCTAGTGTGTAGGCAGATGATTCTCACCAGCTGTTTACACTAGTTGTCACTAGTTCATTAGGAAAAGAAGGGGgcgttaaaaattaaaattgtacgggaccaaaaagagagagaagtgagctGCAGGTGGGACTCTGGTTGTTGCTTCGCTTTTTAAATTAcgtgtttatttttgtgtgtaggagtattttgcatgcatgcatgtcagtgcaccacatgcatgtagtgcccatggaggccagaaaagaacacGGGAtctcctaggactggagttattgatgcttgtgagccaccatgtggattctggaaatcaaactcaggtcctctggaagagcagccagtgctcttaactgctgctccatctctccagcccccacgcCTTGTTTTCCCACTCTAtgctgaattaaaaagaaaaaaaaagaggagtgggtatagatggctcagcaggtaaaggtgctcaccaccaagtctgatgacctgcaTTCAATCCATCAGTGATGGGGGCTGCAAGGTCCTCCTCGAAGACAAACAGAACCCCTGAGGATCTTGTGGGAGACATGAATGCAAACgtttatctaaaataaaagctAATGTTCAATGTGTACCAGTCCTTGATGAtggtgagagaggcagagaagctgtAGAGAGGAGAGGACGCTTATTCTGGGGCTGAAGTGTGTGGGCATGCCTCTTGAGAGCTAGGAGGAGGTGCACCACGCGAGAAGGGGATTTCAGTGTTGAGAGGGGAGAGGCGGGGCGGGAGGAAAATGGCATCCATGTGTTTGctctgggtggttttttttttcctttggttccaAGCCAAAGAACTGATTCAGCTAATGTAAGCAAAAAGAGAATTTATTGGAAAGATGTGTGGCTCTCAGAAATGATGGGAAATTTAGAGAATTAAACTTGGAACTAGAATCAAGGATGCTACAGAACTGGAGATACTCAGCCTTTGGAGTGAATGCCAATATGAATGTTTCTGCCACTGAAAAATCCTATTCGAGATTCAAAATCTTGAGATGGAGcaggaatgggaactgggatcaATAGTCGGTTATAGTTAGATGGGTGTTATTGTTACACAGTAGGGCCTGGATGACATAATTTAGTGTATGTTACAGAAAGCTATAGGCATATACTAAGATTTTACCCCTAAAAGGGATGATGTGTGTGGTGGCTTgtggaattccagcacttgggtgatggaagcaggaggagctAGATTATAAAaagtctaggggctggagagatggctcgggagttaagagcatttgctttctttcagaggacccaagttcaaatcccagcacccacatggggctcAGAATCATCTGTAAGTCCAATTCCTCTGGCCTCCCAATATGGTACATAGATATAAGTGTGGGCAAAATACTCACAGAGGGAGAATAAagagagccaggactacatagtgtaGACCCTGTTGCCAGgggaataaataaatacctgGAGCTGAGGacatggctccatgggtaaagtgcttgccatgcaaacatgagcacctgagtttgtttgtttgttgctttgtgggttttttttcaagacagggtttctctgtgtagctttggagcctgtcctggaactagctcttgtagaccagctggccttgaactcagagagatctgcctgcctctgcctcccgggtactgggattaaaggtggcatataccaccactgcccagcgaggacctgagtttggaaccccaggacccatgtaaaaagctgaaCATGGTGGTTCCCTGAGGCTCACTGATCAGTCGGTCTATTAATTGGTGAGCTCAAGTTTCATAAAAGAAACTTTGTTTAAAAACTTTGCTTACATGCAAAGAGCTGGGCAATGATAGCAcgagcctttaatcctagcatttagggggcaagacaggcagatctctgagttcgaggccagcctcgtctacagagctagatctaggacagccaggacacagagaaaccctttctcctaaaaaaacaaagcaaaacaaacaaaaaacacagacacacatatacacagtggaaCATGTCAAACGGTCTCAATACAAGTgtagatgcacacacataaacatatacccttacctacatgcacatacaatcaaaaagagagaaaggaaggaggaaggagagaagacagcgactatgaaaatgaatattatataggaagaaaacagaatagtATCCTTTTctggtggtttgagagaaaatagcccccaaagggcactattaggaggtgtggccttgttggaagaggtgtgatcttgttggaggaagtgtgtcattatggaggcaggctttgaggtctcatatatgctcaagccacctTAGTgaaacagaccacttcctgtgaCTGTGAGTCAAGATGCAGGACTCAcagttccctct
Protein-coding sequences here:
- the Exd1 gene encoding piRNA biogenesis protein EXD1 isoform X2, with product MDPSSDYHFLNHILWRRVKLTLVSGIFEGVLQHVDPNKIVVLKHVKNVETGRSVPGVKMFFGHEILNVELMDEAEQGASGEKASSTSMNAEKAGMEKTKDEDLTVCEPASPLPEAPASSLLSDLKYCPSEEEEVTYTVVDQFQQKFGAAMLHIKKQSVLSVAAEGANVCRHGKLCWLQVATNSRVYLFDIFLLGSRAFNNGLQMILEDKRILKVIHDCRSLSDCLSHQYGVMLNNVFDTQENPEVWLTRPLPPPLLKILALETTYLLPLRLVLLDEMMSDLTTLVDGYLNTYREGSADRLAGTEPACMELPEELLQLKDFQKQRREAAAKEYRVNAQGLLIRTGLHPKKPGGRTAGKEDQIKGFLFCKTSGIDKAPRFLCHESDKDENFLDKECKQTTAKSHNLPPMKEAKANEESENKPTGPEDPRTQRTHSLTPTHESQAHFSLKEEIEQLLMVENKEAVRSPNEDTLVSPSLPQDTWVAPSDSFHLSGKAVVPTLPPCPALEKTDPWMSPSPDLL